A genomic region of Microlunatus sagamiharensis contains the following coding sequences:
- a CDS encoding LLM class flavin-dependent oxidoreductase: MTRPLHLAVALDGAGWHPTAWRLPTARPRELLTAGYWVDLARRAEEGLLDLVTFEDGLSLQSTSRTGPDHRTDEVRGRLDAVLVAARVAPVTSRVGLVPTTTVTHTEPFHVSKAIATLDVVSQGRGGWRPQVSARPDEVAHFGRREAWGDLLGDPDDVATQALVRDLFEEAGEAVEVVRRLWDSWEDDAEIRDVATGRFVDRDKLHYVDFSGRSFSVRGPSITPRPPQGQPVVVALAHAEVPRTFAARSADVVLITPHDNATATAQVEEIVAGRREAGREGTDHVFGDLVVLLDDDQGGADARWAQLEAWAGRPYTSDAEVFVGTPQGLADLLLARAESGLTGFRLRPAALPQDLDAIVDGLVPELQRRGAFRTAYDDGTLRDRLGLERPANRYATTGAH; this comes from the coding sequence ATGACCCGGCCGCTGCACCTCGCCGTCGCCCTCGACGGCGCCGGCTGGCACCCCACCGCCTGGCGCCTGCCCACGGCCCGTCCGCGCGAGCTGCTCACGGCCGGCTACTGGGTCGACCTGGCCCGCCGGGCCGAGGAGGGCCTGCTCGACCTCGTGACGTTCGAGGACGGGCTCTCTCTCCAGAGCACCTCCCGCACGGGGCCCGACCACCGCACCGACGAGGTCCGCGGGCGCCTCGACGCCGTGCTCGTCGCCGCCCGCGTCGCGCCCGTGACCAGCCGCGTCGGCCTCGTGCCGACCACGACCGTCACCCACACCGAGCCCTTCCACGTCTCGAAGGCCATCGCCACCCTCGACGTCGTCTCGCAGGGCCGCGGCGGCTGGCGCCCGCAGGTGTCCGCCCGCCCGGACGAGGTCGCCCACTTCGGTCGCCGCGAGGCGTGGGGCGACCTGCTCGGGGACCCGGACGACGTCGCGACCCAGGCGCTGGTCCGTGACCTCTTCGAGGAGGCCGGAGAGGCGGTCGAGGTCGTCCGCCGCCTCTGGGACAGCTGGGAGGACGACGCGGAGATCCGCGACGTCGCGACCGGCCGCTTCGTCGACCGCGACAAGCTGCACTACGTCGACTTCTCCGGGCGCTCGTTCTCGGTGCGGGGCCCGTCCATCACGCCGCGCCCGCCGCAGGGCCAGCCGGTCGTCGTCGCCCTCGCGCACGCCGAGGTGCCGCGGACGTTCGCCGCGCGCTCCGCGGACGTCGTCCTGATCACCCCGCACGACAACGCCACCGCGACCGCGCAGGTCGAGGAGATCGTCGCCGGCCGGCGTGAGGCGGGGCGCGAGGGGACCGACCACGTGTTCGGCGACCTCGTCGTGCTCCTCGACGACGACCAGGGCGGCGCCGACGCGCGCTGGGCGCAGCTCGAGGCGTGGGCCGGTCGGCCGTACACGAGCGACGCCGAGGTCTTCGTCGGCACCCCGCAGGGACTGGCCGACCTGCTGCTCGCCCGAGCCGAGTCCGGACTGACCGGCTTCCGGCTGCGGCCCGCGGCGCTGCCGCAGGACCTGGACGCGATCGTCGACGGCCTCGTCCCCGAGCTGCAGCGGCGCGGGGCGTTCCGGACCGCGTACGACGACGGCACGCTGCGCGACCGCCTCGGGCTGGAGCGCCCGGCCAACCGCTACGCCACGACGGGAGCCCACTGA
- a CDS encoding NmrA family NAD(P)-binding protein, whose translation MTTSILVAGATGDLGRRVVRELRTHDTRVRVLTRPGSGAAAGAFAGEDGVEVVAADYGDHRALTAAVSGTDVVVSTVSGTRSVVVDAQRALLAAAVDAGVPRFVPSDYSADYRRITPGTNRNFELRREFAADVDAAPLRATSVLNGMFTELLTGQAPLILFRRSRVLYWGSADQVLDFTTKDDTARTVAHVALDPAAPRVVEVAGDSLSARQIASLVSELTGTRFTLQWAGTPHSLSAMARVGRRLAKDSDETFPAWQGMQYFVSMFSGQARLAHVSNDRYGDPRWTSVRDVLTAHLAAPTSA comes from the coding sequence ATGACCACCTCGATCCTCGTCGCCGGCGCGACCGGTGACCTCGGCCGTCGCGTCGTCCGCGAGCTCCGCACCCACGACACCCGGGTCCGTGTGCTCACTCGTCCTGGGTCCGGCGCCGCGGCCGGCGCGTTCGCGGGCGAGGACGGGGTCGAGGTCGTGGCCGCCGACTACGGTGACCACCGCGCCCTGACCGCGGCGGTGTCAGGGACGGACGTCGTGGTGTCGACCGTCAGCGGCACCCGGTCGGTGGTCGTCGACGCGCAGCGCGCGCTCCTCGCGGCGGCGGTCGACGCGGGGGTCCCGCGCTTCGTGCCGTCGGACTACTCCGCCGACTACCGCAGGATCACCCCGGGCACGAACCGCAACTTCGAGCTGCGGCGCGAGTTCGCCGCGGACGTCGACGCGGCCCCGCTCCGGGCGACCTCGGTGCTGAACGGGATGTTCACCGAGCTGCTGACCGGCCAGGCGCCGTTGATCCTGTTCCGCCGGAGCAGGGTGCTCTACTGGGGCTCGGCCGACCAGGTGCTCGACTTCACCACCAAGGACGACACCGCCCGTACGGTCGCGCACGTGGCCCTCGACCCGGCGGCACCGCGCGTCGTCGAGGTCGCGGGCGACTCACTGAGCGCGCGGCAGATCGCCTCGCTTGTGAGCGAGCTGACCGGCACCCGCTTCACGCTCCAGTGGGCGGGCACGCCGCACTCGCTCTCGGCGATGGCCAGGGTCGGTCGACGCCTCGCGAAGGACTCCGACGAGACGTTCCCCGCGTGGCAGGGCATGCAGTACTTCGTCAGCATGTTCAGCGGGCAGGCGCGCCTCGCCCACGTGAGCAACGACCGCTACGGCGACCCGCGGTGGACCAGCGTCCGCGACGTGCTGACCGCGCACCTCGCCGCACCGACGTCTGCCTGA
- a CDS encoding flavin reductase family protein: protein MTADPGTRHGLPTTPLTEVAPAPVADVPAPVAADTFKAIFRRHPAGVAIVALADGERPVGFTATSVISVSAEPPLLAFSIAGTSSAWPTLSEATTLTVNFLGAEQVDVSARFATRGVDRFAGVGWHRLETGEPVLDDAPAWVRGEVVQRIPAGSSYLVLVRVLESAQPGATAPLVYHDRAYHQLGDGSAL from the coding sequence ATGACCGCCGACCCCGGCACCCGCCACGGCCTGCCGACGACCCCGCTGACCGAGGTCGCCCCGGCGCCCGTCGCCGACGTGCCCGCGCCCGTCGCGGCCGACACCTTCAAGGCGATCTTCCGCCGCCACCCGGCCGGCGTGGCCATCGTGGCCCTCGCCGACGGCGAGCGCCCGGTCGGCTTCACCGCCACCTCGGTGATCTCGGTGTCCGCCGAGCCGCCGCTGCTCGCGTTCTCCATCGCGGGCACGTCGTCGGCCTGGCCGACGCTGTCGGAGGCCACGACGCTGACCGTGAACTTCCTCGGCGCCGAGCAGGTCGACGTCTCGGCCCGCTTCGCCACCCGCGGGGTCGACCGGTTCGCCGGCGTGGGCTGGCACCGGCTCGAGACCGGGGAGCCCGTCCTCGACGACGCTCCCGCCTGGGTGCGGGGCGAGGTCGTCCAGCGCATCCCGGCCGGCTCCAGCTACCTCGTGCTGGTGCGCGTGCTCGAGTCCGCGCAGCCCGGAGCCACGGCGCCGCTCGTCTACCACGACCGGGCGTACCACCAGCTGGGTGACGGTTCCGCGCTCTGA
- a CDS encoding ROK family transcriptional regulator, protein MTDVPGAPRASLALLRRITDRHVVDQLLATEAMTRAEVAAATGISKPTVSEAVRRLEREGVLVEAGAAPSGRRGPAGVHYRLRTDLGVALALEGGPDGLVAEVLDLRGTVLRRVERITPSPVRAAELAASLVDLVRDATTDLPGPVRAGALSLAGPVDRTTGRLVHLPHSPFLVDELDARPLLEPLVGVGLAIDNDVNWAALAEHDAGVATGVDDFAYLHLGHGLGGALVQGGALVRGHTGLAGEPAHVLTRGPDGRATSLVGCFGELGLLRSGSDTIAVDAVIRALTGEGSQDVRRRDVVVEAVAGVLATVATLLNPAALVVGGPWAAAPGFTDRLAARTEELLVAPTPLRVARLGGAAPLLGARVSALRDLRSALLDAEPAS, encoded by the coding sequence ATGACCGACGTCCCCGGTGCGCCGCGGGCCTCCCTCGCCCTGCTCCGGCGGATCACCGACCGCCACGTCGTCGACCAGCTGCTCGCGACGGAGGCGATGACGCGGGCCGAGGTCGCGGCGGCCACGGGCATCTCCAAGCCGACGGTCTCCGAGGCCGTACGCCGCCTGGAGCGCGAGGGCGTCCTGGTCGAGGCGGGCGCGGCACCGTCCGGCCGGCGAGGACCGGCCGGCGTGCACTACCGGCTGCGGACGGACCTCGGCGTCGCGCTCGCGCTGGAGGGCGGTCCCGACGGGCTCGTCGCCGAGGTGCTCGACCTGCGGGGGACCGTGCTGCGGAGGGTCGAGCGCATTACCCCGAGCCCCGTCCGGGCGGCCGAGCTCGCGGCATCGCTCGTCGACCTCGTCCGGGACGCGACCACCGACCTGCCGGGGCCTGTCCGCGCCGGCGCGCTCTCGCTCGCCGGGCCGGTCGACCGGACGACCGGTCGGCTCGTGCACCTGCCGCACTCGCCCTTCCTCGTCGACGAGCTGGACGCGCGCCCGCTCCTCGAGCCGCTCGTCGGCGTCGGGCTCGCGATCGACAACGACGTGAACTGGGCCGCGCTCGCGGAGCACGACGCCGGCGTGGCCACGGGGGTCGACGACTTCGCCTACCTCCACCTCGGGCACGGGCTCGGTGGTGCGCTCGTCCAGGGCGGCGCGCTGGTCCGCGGACACACGGGGCTGGCGGGCGAGCCGGCGCACGTCCTCACACGCGGGCCGGACGGGCGGGCCACGTCGCTGGTCGGCTGCTTCGGCGAGCTCGGCCTGCTGCGGTCGGGCTCGGACACCATCGCGGTCGACGCGGTGATCCGGGCGCTGACGGGTGAGGGTTCGCAGGACGTGCGGCGGCGCGACGTCGTCGTCGAGGCCGTCGCCGGCGTGCTGGCGACGGTCGCGACGCTGCTCAACCCGGCGGCGCTCGTCGTCGGGGGGCCCTGGGCCGCGGCACCGGGGTTCACCGACCGGCTCGCCGCCCGGACGGAGGAACTCCTCGTCGCCCCGACCCCGCTGCGGGTCGCGCGCCTCGGAGGCGCCGCACCACTCCTGGGTGCGCGGGTTTCCGCGCTCCGGGACCTGCGGTCGGCGCTCCTCGACGCGGAGCCCGCTTCCTAG
- a CDS encoding LacI family DNA-binding transcriptional regulator, whose amino-acid sequence MARPASTPGRSGAVTRADVARHAGVSDAVVSWVVNGGPKTVSEATAARVQDAVAKLGYRPNSTARALALGSTTMLGLVVPDSTNPFYAEYAVAVQRAAAARGYALLTISAGSDAAVELRGVLDLCDRQIDGLILARGTGAGVVGELARRGVRTPVVLVDSAAPHPGHLTIGPDATAGIEAVTDHLLTVHDHASVALVIGDTTDVELDGRQSGWLRAHARNRRSPGAVERAPFTRTGGYEAGLRLLTAAKRPTAVVTGSDLQAVGVLRAAREQGLDVPGDLAVASFDGTEEASFTWPSLTTSRQPVEAMAEAAVAAVLARDLPYEHRTFATELVLARSCGCGTG is encoded by the coding sequence GTGGCGAGACCGGCGAGCACGCCCGGCCGCAGCGGCGCGGTGACGCGCGCGGACGTCGCCCGCCACGCCGGGGTGAGCGACGCGGTCGTCAGCTGGGTCGTCAACGGCGGGCCCAAGACGGTGTCCGAGGCCACCGCCGCCCGGGTGCAGGACGCGGTCGCCAAGCTCGGCTACCGCCCCAACAGCACCGCGCGCGCCCTGGCCCTGGGCAGCACCACCATGCTCGGGCTCGTCGTCCCCGACAGCACCAACCCCTTCTACGCCGAGTACGCGGTGGCGGTGCAGCGCGCCGCCGCCGCCCGCGGCTACGCGCTGCTCACGATCAGCGCGGGCTCCGACGCCGCGGTCGAGCTGCGCGGCGTGCTCGACCTGTGCGACCGGCAGATCGACGGGCTGATCCTCGCCCGCGGGACGGGCGCGGGGGTCGTCGGCGAGCTGGCCCGGCGGGGCGTGCGTACGCCCGTCGTCCTCGTCGACTCCGCGGCGCCCCACCCCGGGCACCTGACCATCGGGCCCGACGCCACGGCCGGGATCGAGGCGGTGACCGACCACCTCCTCACCGTGCACGACCACGCGTCGGTGGCGCTGGTCATCGGCGACACCACCGACGTCGAGCTCGACGGGCGGCAGTCCGGCTGGCTGCGGGCCCACGCCCGGAACCGCCGCAGCCCGGGTGCGGTCGAGCGGGCGCCGTTCACCCGCACGGGCGGCTACGAGGCCGGCCTGCGGCTGCTGACGGCGGCCAAGCGTCCGACGGCGGTCGTGACGGGCTCGGACCTGCAGGCCGTGGGTGTGCTGCGCGCGGCGCGGGAGCAGGGGCTCGACGTGCCCGGCGACCTGGCTGTCGCCAGCTTCGACGGGACCGAGGAGGCGAGCTTCACCTGGCCGTCGCTGACCACCAGCCGCCAGCCGGTGGAGGCGATGGCCGAGGCCGCGGTCGCCGCGGTCCTCGCGCGCGACCTGCCGTACGAGCACCGCACGTTCGCGACCGAGCTCGTCCTCGCGCGGTCCTGCGGCTGCGGGACCGGCTGA
- a CDS encoding NtaA/DmoA family FMN-dependent monooxygenase (This protein belongs to a clade of FMN-dependent monooxygenases, within a broader family of flavin-dependent oxidoreductases, the luciferase-like monooxygenase (LMM) family, some of whose members use coenzyme F420 rather than FMN.) translates to MAGSTAGRPRKQVHLAAHFPGVNNTTVWSDPAAGSHIDFSSFRHLAQAAERGLFDFFFLAEGLRLREQGGQIYDLDVVGRPDTFTVLAALAAVTERLGLAGTINSTFNEPYEVARQFATLDHLSAGRAAWNVVTSWDAFTGENFRRGGFLPQDERYSRAQHFLDTAFELFDSWRGDEIVADAETGEFLLRPEVGTFAHHDQHFDIAGAFSTPRSPQGRPVIFQAGDSEEGREFAAATANAIFTRHGTYDAGRAFYSDVKGRLEKYGRRPDQLVVLPASTFALGDTDAEAEELAREVRFQQVSPATAIKLAEQLWNTDLSGFDPDGPPPSFDPVVSDELISKGRASVRMHKDPVSTAREWRAQAEAEHLSLRELIVETTNRQNFVGSARTIADQIDHFVQEDVCDGFILVPHVTPGGLDRFVDEVVPLLQERGSFRTAYEGTTLRDHLGLDPLPVPSAMTARVDA, encoded by the coding sequence ATGGCCGGCAGCACCGCGGGCAGGCCCCGCAAGCAGGTCCACCTCGCCGCCCACTTCCCGGGCGTCAACAACACGACCGTCTGGAGCGACCCGGCCGCGGGCAGCCACATCGACTTCTCGTCGTTCCGCCACCTGGCGCAGGCGGCCGAGCGCGGGCTGTTCGACTTCTTCTTCCTCGCCGAGGGTCTGCGCCTGCGCGAGCAGGGCGGCCAGATCTACGACCTCGACGTCGTCGGCCGGCCGGACACCTTCACGGTGCTGGCGGCGCTCGCCGCGGTGACCGAGCGGCTCGGCCTCGCGGGGACGATCAACTCGACGTTCAACGAGCCGTACGAGGTCGCGCGCCAGTTCGCGACGCTCGACCACCTGTCGGCCGGGCGTGCGGCGTGGAACGTCGTCACGTCGTGGGACGCCTTCACCGGCGAGAACTTCCGCCGCGGCGGCTTCCTGCCGCAGGACGAGCGCTACTCCCGCGCGCAGCACTTCCTCGACACCGCGTTCGAGCTGTTCGACTCCTGGCGCGGCGACGAGATCGTCGCGGACGCCGAGACGGGGGAGTTCCTCCTCCGGCCCGAGGTCGGCACGTTCGCCCACCACGACCAGCACTTCGACATCGCCGGCGCCTTCAGCACGCCGCGCAGCCCGCAGGGCCGCCCGGTGATCTTCCAGGCCGGCGACTCCGAGGAGGGGCGCGAGTTCGCGGCGGCCACTGCCAACGCGATCTTCACCCGCCACGGCACGTACGACGCCGGGCGCGCGTTCTACTCCGACGTGAAGGGGCGGCTCGAGAAGTACGGGCGCCGGCCCGACCAGCTGGTCGTGCTGCCGGCGTCGACCTTCGCGCTCGGCGATACCGACGCCGAGGCCGAGGAGCTGGCCCGTGAGGTGCGCTTCCAGCAGGTCAGCCCGGCGACGGCGATCAAGCTCGCCGAGCAGCTGTGGAACACCGACCTGTCGGGGTTCGACCCCGACGGCCCGCCGCCGTCCTTCGACCCCGTGGTGAGCGACGAGCTCATCAGCAAGGGACGCGCCAGCGTGCGCATGCACAAGGACCCGGTCTCGACCGCGCGCGAGTGGCGCGCCCAGGCCGAGGCCGAGCACCTCTCGCTGCGCGAGCTGATCGTCGAGACGACGAACCGGCAGAACTTCGTCGGCTCGGCGCGGACCATCGCCGACCAGATCGACCACTTCGTGCAGGAGGACGTCTGCGACGGGTTCATCCTCGTCCCGCACGTCACCCCGGGCGGGCTCGACCGCTTCGTCGACGAGGTCGTGCCGCTGCTGCAGGAGCGCGGGTCCTTCCGCACCGCGTACGAAGGGACCACGCTGCGCGACCACCTCGGGCTGGACCCGCTCCCGGTGCCCTCGGCCATGACGGCGAGGGTGGACGCGTGA
- a CDS encoding DUF6584 family protein, translating into MDAVDRAVADAAAGRTQLARRRLQGYLVDRSDDLDARALLAGLYRADGHRDEAGRWGWFGAADPEEVAAYEHQCAHRMTPSWTATSILRGLRWRAPLEDAPPHVREALQDLARRSAEESARWERAAHPLRTVLERLRRWWR; encoded by the coding sequence GTGGATGCCGTCGACCGAGCCGTCGCGGACGCCGCCGCAGGCCGGACGCAGCTTGCCCGGCGTCGTCTGCAGGGCTACCTGGTCGACCGCAGCGACGACCTGGACGCCCGGGCGCTGCTGGCCGGGCTCTACCGGGCCGACGGCCACCGCGACGAGGCCGGGCGCTGGGGCTGGTTCGGGGCGGCCGACCCCGAGGAGGTCGCGGCGTACGAGCACCAGTGCGCGCACCGGATGACACCGTCCTGGACCGCCACCTCGATCCTGCGCGGGCTCAGGTGGCGGGCGCCCCTCGAGGACGCCCCGCCGCACGTCCGCGAGGCGCTGCAGGACCTCGCTCGCCGGTCGGCCGAGGAGAGCGCACGATGGGAGCGTGCGGCGCACCCCCTCCGGACGGTCCTCGAACGGCTCCGCCGCTGGTGGCGCTGA
- a CDS encoding DUF1479 domain-containing protein has protein sequence MSTSTAPSTPVSPLTGLPHWETIPDDIPAATAEIKAAIRARIEASGRTVAQVVEEVEAFLEGEIADIEAARERGESVWPVIDYADIEAGTVSDEQLALLKRRGCAVVRGHFDRAEAEGWDADVVDYVESNRFFETYAGPADDFFGTLGSEMSKPEIYPVYWSKAQVEARQHPRMATVQAFLNSRWTHESEGRRWFDPEVDTLYPDRIRRRPPGATSGGLGTHLDPGTLDLWMTEGYQQHFRHLFAGDVAAYDPWDAAYRTEAAQYPGSTMCSAFRTFQGWTALSEMRRDQGVLHTVPIPKAMAYLMLRPLLDDVDEGEMCGVQPNRTFPVNERYHAILTRALSGIPDVAPGDSVWWHCDMIHAVAPVTDQQGWGNVIYIPAAPRCTKNEAYAASVRESFLSGRSPSDFPEEDYEASWSNRFGPDQLNDIGRRGLGL, from the coding sequence ATGTCCACGAGCACCGCCCCCTCGACGCCGGTCAGCCCGCTGACCGGGCTCCCGCACTGGGAGACGATCCCCGACGACATCCCCGCCGCGACGGCCGAGATCAAGGCCGCGATCCGGGCGCGGATCGAGGCCTCGGGCCGTACGGTCGCCCAGGTCGTGGAGGAGGTCGAGGCCTTCCTCGAGGGCGAGATCGCCGACATCGAGGCCGCCCGTGAGCGCGGTGAGAGCGTCTGGCCGGTCATCGACTACGCCGACATCGAGGCGGGCACCGTCAGCGACGAGCAGCTGGCGCTGCTGAAGCGCCGCGGCTGCGCCGTCGTGCGCGGCCACTTCGACCGCGCCGAGGCCGAGGGCTGGGACGCCGACGTCGTCGACTACGTCGAGTCCAACCGCTTCTTCGAGACCTACGCCGGCCCGGCCGACGACTTCTTCGGCACCCTCGGCAGCGAGATGAGCAAGCCCGAGATCTACCCCGTCTACTGGTCGAAGGCCCAGGTGGAGGCCCGCCAGCACCCGCGGATGGCGACGGTCCAGGCGTTCCTGAACAGCCGCTGGACGCACGAGAGCGAAGGCCGTCGCTGGTTCGACCCGGAGGTCGACACCCTCTACCCCGACCGCATCCGCCGCCGCCCGCCCGGCGCGACCTCGGGCGGCCTCGGCACCCACCTCGACCCCGGCACGCTCGACCTGTGGATGACCGAGGGCTACCAGCAGCACTTCCGGCACCTCTTCGCCGGCGACGTGGCGGCGTACGACCCGTGGGACGCGGCCTACCGCACCGAGGCCGCGCAGTACCCCGGTTCGACGATGTGCTCGGCCTTCCGCACCTTCCAGGGCTGGACCGCGCTGAGCGAGATGCGCCGTGACCAGGGCGTCCTGCACACCGTGCCGATCCCGAAGGCGATGGCGTACCTGATGCTCCGCCCGCTGCTCGACGACGTCGACGAGGGCGAGATGTGCGGCGTCCAGCCGAACCGCACCTTCCCCGTCAACGAGCGCTACCACGCGATCCTGACGCGCGCGCTGTCCGGCATCCCCGACGTCGCGCCCGGCGACTCGGTCTGGTGGCACTGCGACATGATCCACGCGGTCGCGCCGGTCACCGACCAGCAGGGCTGGGGCAACGTCATCTACATCCCGGCCGCCCCGCGCTGCACCAAGAACGAGGCGTACGCGGCCTCGGTGCGCGAGTCGTTCCTGTCGGGCCGGAGCCCCTCGGACTTCCCCGAGGAGGACTACGAGGCCTCCTGGTCCAACCGCTTCGGCCCCGACCAGCTCAACGACATCGGGCGCCGGGGCCTCGGGCTCTAG
- a CDS encoding NADPH-dependent FMN reductase, with the protein MSTETVGPQPRTEVVALSSNPRRGSRTLLVARTLAEQVAARAGLSGPVTEVELADVAQQLFAPEAPDADRAAATVAGAAVVVVATPVYKASYTGLLKAFVDRYPGGGLKGTLVVPVTVSASPAHAFVAEHLLRPLLVELGALAPTRPFAVTESQLGDLDDLAARWADEAGPLVAALLGTATPEKRTS; encoded by the coding sequence GTGAGCACCGAGACCGTGGGCCCGCAGCCCCGTACGGAGGTCGTCGCGCTGTCGAGCAACCCGCGGCGCGGTTCGCGGACGCTGCTCGTCGCGCGCACGCTGGCCGAGCAGGTCGCGGCGCGGGCCGGGCTGTCCGGTCCGGTCACCGAGGTCGAGCTCGCCGACGTCGCGCAGCAGCTCTTCGCCCCCGAGGCGCCCGACGCCGACCGGGCCGCCGCGACCGTGGCCGGGGCCGCCGTGGTCGTGGTGGCCACGCCGGTCTACAAGGCCAGCTACACCGGCCTGCTCAAGGCCTTCGTCGACCGCTACCCCGGCGGCGGGTTGAAGGGCACGCTGGTCGTGCCCGTCACCGTCTCCGCCAGCCCGGCCCACGCCTTCGTGGCCGAGCACCTGCTCCGCCCGCTCCTGGTCGAGCTGGGCGCGCTCGCGCCCACCCGACCCTTTGCCGTCACCGAGTCCCAGCTCGGTGACCTCGACGACCTCGCGGCCCGGTGGGCCGACGAGGCCGGGCCGCTCGTCGCTGCGCTGCTCGGGACCGCGACGCCTGAGAAGAGGACCTCATGA
- a CDS encoding MBL fold metallo-hydrolase yields MHVADLVAEGELMPVYVHVIEHPEARVLVDTGLTELHPLVADLDPRVLDVGLEELDPASIDVVVNTHLHFDHCGGNRRFAGRPFYVQRRELEDVRSLAVPTILAWVDAAGVEYVPVDGEHELLPGVRLVPAPGHTPGSQIVVVGTGEHPTVVCGDTAMWFGELDQPQTEGQRLIRALDPEQVWLSHEHRPWRPRYPSSSAASPSSAER; encoded by the coding sequence GTGCACGTGGCCGACCTGGTGGCCGAGGGCGAGCTGATGCCGGTCTACGTCCACGTCATCGAGCACCCGGAGGCGCGGGTGCTCGTCGACACCGGCCTCACCGAGCTGCACCCGCTGGTCGCCGACCTCGACCCCCGGGTGCTCGACGTCGGCCTCGAGGAGCTCGACCCCGCGAGCATCGACGTCGTGGTGAACACCCACCTGCACTTCGACCACTGCGGCGGCAACCGCCGCTTCGCCGGCAGGCCGTTCTACGTGCAGCGTCGCGAGCTCGAGGACGTCCGTAGCCTCGCCGTCCCCACGATCCTCGCGTGGGTCGACGCCGCGGGCGTGGAGTACGTGCCCGTCGACGGCGAGCACGAGCTGCTGCCCGGCGTACGACTGGTGCCCGCGCCCGGCCACACCCCGGGCTCGCAGATCGTCGTCGTCGGCACCGGCGAGCACCCGACGGTGGTCTGCGGGGACACCGCGATGTGGTTCGGGGAGCTGGACCAGCCGCAGACCGAGGGCCAGCGCCTGATCCGCGCGCTCGACCCCGAGCAGGTCTGGCTGAGCCACGAGCACCGTCCCTGGCGCCCGAGGTACCCCTCGTCGTCCGCCGCCTCTCCCTCCTCCGCCGAGCGGTAG
- a CDS encoding zinc-dependent alcohol dehydrogenase family protein, with protein sequence MRGVFLPGDSTAEVREVPDPEPGHGQVLLAMKASTICGSDIRAIYREHAQGDPAEMYQGVVAGHEPAGEVVAVGPGAVRLSVGDRVCVYHISGCGQCDNCVRGFQISCSAPQRAAYGWQRDGGHADLILAEERDCIVLPDLVSFLDGACVACGFGTAYEGLLRANVSGRDALAVVGLGPVGLAAGLLGAKLGATPRVGLDPSPERRQLALELGAVDQAFAPDDVEAARAVSGGGADVAVDCSGSEPGRGSAIALLRERGRLVLVGEGNGMTVPEVSPTLIHPSITIIGSWVTNLAHMRELVARLPYWDLHPEVIVSDRFGIDEAAAAYRLANTGRAGKVALVP encoded by the coding sequence ATGCGTGGCGTGTTCCTGCCCGGTGACTCGACCGCCGAGGTCCGCGAGGTCCCCGACCCCGAGCCCGGCCACGGGCAGGTGCTGCTCGCGATGAAGGCCTCGACGATCTGCGGCTCCGACATCCGCGCCATCTACCGCGAGCACGCGCAGGGCGACCCGGCCGAGATGTACCAGGGCGTCGTGGCCGGCCACGAGCCCGCCGGCGAGGTCGTCGCGGTCGGTCCGGGTGCGGTCCGGCTCTCGGTCGGCGACCGGGTCTGCGTCTACCACATCAGCGGCTGTGGGCAGTGCGACAACTGCGTGCGCGGCTTCCAGATCAGCTGCTCGGCGCCGCAGCGCGCGGCGTACGGGTGGCAGCGCGACGGCGGGCACGCCGACCTGATCCTCGCCGAGGAGCGCGACTGCATCGTGCTGCCCGACTTGGTCAGCTTCCTCGACGGCGCCTGCGTGGCCTGCGGCTTCGGGACGGCGTACGAGGGCCTGCTCCGGGCGAACGTCAGCGGGCGCGACGCGCTCGCCGTCGTCGGGCTCGGCCCGGTCGGCCTCGCCGCCGGCCTGCTGGGCGCCAAGCTCGGCGCGACGCCGCGGGTCGGGCTCGACCCGAGCCCGGAGCGCCGGCAGCTGGCGCTGGAGCTGGGCGCCGTCGACCAGGCATTCGCCCCCGACGACGTCGAGGCGGCGCGCGCGGTGAGCGGCGGCGGCGCCGACGTGGCCGTCGACTGCTCCGGCAGCGAACCCGGCCGCGGCTCGGCGATCGCGCTGCTGCGCGAGCGCGGCCGGCTCGTGCTCGTGGGCGAGGGCAACGGCATGACGGTCCCCGAGGTCAGCCCCACCCTGATCCACCCGTCGATCACGATCATCGGCTCGTGGGTGACCAACCTGGCGCACATGCGCGAGCTCGTCGCCCGCCTGCCCTACTGGGACCTGCACCCCGAGGTGATCGTGTCCGACCGCTTCGGCATCGACGAGGCCGCGGCGGCCTACCGGCTCGCCAACACCGGCCGCGCCGGCAAGGTCGCGCTCGTCCCCTGA